One region of Citrus sinensis cultivar Valencia sweet orange chromosome 6, DVS_A1.0, whole genome shotgun sequence genomic DNA includes:
- the LOC102608402 gene encoding RNA polymerase sigma factor sigF, chloroplastic isoform X4 has translation MEAGRNLLSSPPSFPSRTRVKHSLSSSASSSSSSSVASVPTSSVARHFPTSVLLQEQRDEYRPLLHMFKEDKTSQATSDSRNMETEAFFVEEKNSGDLDQLVQDLEHQFLHWPDLWNLSPPMKRGEDPSVSLTMQSLSNDTEESVDAEPFDAVALARKALSASKEAASLAENPKLNGAEFTDISLTSSLGYPLEEVKTVRSTQFLERRSKKRKVSKPKVTNHETYNSRKASVKKKLSEGFDRNDPLRLFLWGPETRKLLTADEEFELIAQIQDLIRLEKEKSKLQSQFGREPTLIEWAKAIGLSCRDLKSELHSGNSSREKLINANLRLVVHVAKQYQGRGIGLHDLLQEGSMGLMKSVEKFKPQAGCRFASYAYWWVRQTIRKAIFQHSRTIRLPENIYTLLSRVLEAKRLYIQEGNHSPDKEDLARRVGITVEKLERLIFITRMPLSMQQPVWADQDTTFQEITADTGVEIPDISVQKQLMRQHVRNLLTLLNPKERCIVRLRFGIEDGKPKSLSEVGNIFGLSKERVRQLESRALYRLKQSLGGKASYGYADLLI, from the exons ATGGAGGCTGGTCGAAATTTGCTATCTTCACCTCCCTCATTTCCTTCACGAACCCGCGTGAAACACTCTCTGTCCTCCTCTGCTTcttcgtcttcttcttcttcag TTGCTTCTGTTCCAACTTCTTCTGTAGCTCGACATTTTCCTACCTCAGTTCTGTTGCAAGAACAGCGTGATGAGTACAGGCCTCTCTTACACATGTTTAAGGAAGACAAAACATCCCAG GCAACAAGTGATAGCAGGAATATGGAGACTGAGGCcttttttgttgaagaaaaGAACTCTGGTGACTTGGATCAACTAGTGCAGGACCTTGAACACCAGTTTCTTCACTGGCCTGATTTGTGGAATTT gTCGCCACCCATGAAAAGGGGAGAAGATCCCTCCGTGTCCTTGACTATGCAGTCTCTTTCAAATGATACTGAGGAGTCTGTTGATGCTGAACCATTTGATGCAGTTGCCCTTGCTAGGAAGGCTTTGTCAGCCTCAAAAGAAGCAGCATCATTAGCTGAGAACCCCAAATTAAATGGTGCTGAATTTACTGATATATCGTTGACCAG TTCATTGGGCTATCCACTTGAGGAGGTGAAAACAGTTCGGTCAACCCAGTTTTTGGAGAGACggtcaaagaaaagaaaggtttCTAAACCAAAAGTAACAAATCATGAAACTTATAATTCTAGAAAGGCTTCTGTGAAGAAAAAGTTAAGTGAAGGGTTTGATCGTAATGATCCTCTCCGATTATTTTTGTGGGGTCCTGAAACAAGAAAACTTTTGACAGCTGACGAAGAGTTTGAATTGATTGCTCAAATACAG GATTTAATACGATTAGAGAAGGAGAAGAGTAAGCTTCAATCTCAGTTTGGTCGTGAGCCCACCTTGATTGAATGGGCTAAAGCTATTGGGCTAAGTTGTCGGGACTTGAAGTCGGAACTTCACTCTGGTAACAGCAGTAGAGAAAAGCTGATCAATGCAAATTTACGTTTGGTCGTTCATGTTGCCAAACAATATCAGGGCCGTGGTATCGGCCTTCATGATCTATTGCAG GAGGGAAGCATGGGCCTCATGAAGAGTGTTGAGAAGTTCAAACCACAAGCCGGTTGCCGATTTGCCAGTTATGCCTATTGGTGGGTAAGGCAAACAATTAGGAAGGCAATATTTCAACATTCCAGGACAATCCGTCTACCG GAGAATATATATACCCTCCTGAGCAGGGTACTGGAGGCAAAGAGATTATACATTCAAGAAGGAAATCATTCTCCAGACAAAGAAGACTTGGCAAGACGTGTTGGAATTACCGTTGAGAAGCTAGAAAGGTTGATATTCATAACAAGAATGCCACTCTCTATGCAACAGCCTGTTTGGGCAGACCAGGATACCACTTTTCAG GAGATTACTGCAGACACTGGGGTTGAGATCCCTGACATTAGTGTGCAAAAACAGCTGATGAGGCAGCATGTTCGCAACCTTCTAACCCTTCTCAATCCAAAAGAGAGGTGTATAGTCAGGCTGAGATTTGGCATTGAAGACGGAAAACCAAAATCACTGTCTGAAGTAGGCAACATATTTGGATTATCTAAGGAAAGAGTGCGGCAGCTGGAGAGTCGAGCATTGTACAGGCTCAAGCAGTCCCTCGGGGGCAAGGCAAGTTATGGATATGCAGATCTACTTATTTAG
- the LOC102608402 gene encoding RNA polymerase sigma factor sigF, chloroplastic isoform X2: protein MEAGRNLLSSPPSFPSRTRVKHSLSSSASSSSSSSVLMHNEQSAPAVASVPTSSVARHFPTSVLLQEQRDEYRPLLHMFKEDKTSQATSDSRNMETEAFFVEEKNSGDLDQLVQDLEHQFLHWPDLWNLSPPMKRGEDPSVSLTMQSLSNDTEESVDAEPFDAVALARKALSASKEAASLAENPKLNGAEFTDISLTSSLGYPLEEVKTVRSTQFLERRSKKRKVSKPKVTNHETYNSRKASVKKKLSEGFDRNDPLRLFLWGPETRKLLTADEEFELIAQIQDLIRLEKEKSKLQSQFGREPTLIEWAKAIGLSCRDLKSELHSGNSSREKLINANLRLVVHVAKQYQGRGIGLHDLLQEGSMGLMKSVEKFKPQAGCRFASYAYWWVRQTIRKAIFQHSRTIRLPENIYTLLSRVLEAKRLYIQEGNHSPDKEDLARRVGITVEKLERLIFITRMPLSMQQPVWADQDTTFQEITADTGVEIPDISVQKQLMRQHVRNLLTLLNPKERCIVRLRFGIEDGKPKSLSEVGNIFGLSKERVRQLESRALYRLKQSLGGKASYGYADLLI from the exons ATGGAGGCTGGTCGAAATTTGCTATCTTCACCTCCCTCATTTCCTTCACGAACCCGCGTGAAACACTCTCTGTCCTCCTCTGCTTcttcgtcttcttcttcttcag TTTTGATGCATAATGAGCAATCAGCCCCTGCAGTTGCTTCTGTTCCAACTTCTTCTGTAGCTCGACATTTTCCTACCTCAGTTCTGTTGCAAGAACAGCGTGATGAGTACAGGCCTCTCTTACACATGTTTAAGGAAGACAAAACATCCCAG GCAACAAGTGATAGCAGGAATATGGAGACTGAGGCcttttttgttgaagaaaaGAACTCTGGTGACTTGGATCAACTAGTGCAGGACCTTGAACACCAGTTTCTTCACTGGCCTGATTTGTGGAATTT gTCGCCACCCATGAAAAGGGGAGAAGATCCCTCCGTGTCCTTGACTATGCAGTCTCTTTCAAATGATACTGAGGAGTCTGTTGATGCTGAACCATTTGATGCAGTTGCCCTTGCTAGGAAGGCTTTGTCAGCCTCAAAAGAAGCAGCATCATTAGCTGAGAACCCCAAATTAAATGGTGCTGAATTTACTGATATATCGTTGACCAG TTCATTGGGCTATCCACTTGAGGAGGTGAAAACAGTTCGGTCAACCCAGTTTTTGGAGAGACggtcaaagaaaagaaaggtttCTAAACCAAAAGTAACAAATCATGAAACTTATAATTCTAGAAAGGCTTCTGTGAAGAAAAAGTTAAGTGAAGGGTTTGATCGTAATGATCCTCTCCGATTATTTTTGTGGGGTCCTGAAACAAGAAAACTTTTGACAGCTGACGAAGAGTTTGAATTGATTGCTCAAATACAG GATTTAATACGATTAGAGAAGGAGAAGAGTAAGCTTCAATCTCAGTTTGGTCGTGAGCCCACCTTGATTGAATGGGCTAAAGCTATTGGGCTAAGTTGTCGGGACTTGAAGTCGGAACTTCACTCTGGTAACAGCAGTAGAGAAAAGCTGATCAATGCAAATTTACGTTTGGTCGTTCATGTTGCCAAACAATATCAGGGCCGTGGTATCGGCCTTCATGATCTATTGCAG GAGGGAAGCATGGGCCTCATGAAGAGTGTTGAGAAGTTCAAACCACAAGCCGGTTGCCGATTTGCCAGTTATGCCTATTGGTGGGTAAGGCAAACAATTAGGAAGGCAATATTTCAACATTCCAGGACAATCCGTCTACCG GAGAATATATATACCCTCCTGAGCAGGGTACTGGAGGCAAAGAGATTATACATTCAAGAAGGAAATCATTCTCCAGACAAAGAAGACTTGGCAAGACGTGTTGGAATTACCGTTGAGAAGCTAGAAAGGTTGATATTCATAACAAGAATGCCACTCTCTATGCAACAGCCTGTTTGGGCAGACCAGGATACCACTTTTCAG GAGATTACTGCAGACACTGGGGTTGAGATCCCTGACATTAGTGTGCAAAAACAGCTGATGAGGCAGCATGTTCGCAACCTTCTAACCCTTCTCAATCCAAAAGAGAGGTGTATAGTCAGGCTGAGATTTGGCATTGAAGACGGAAAACCAAAATCACTGTCTGAAGTAGGCAACATATTTGGATTATCTAAGGAAAGAGTGCGGCAGCTGGAGAGTCGAGCATTGTACAGGCTCAAGCAGTCCCTCGGGGGCAAGGCAAGTTATGGATATGCAGATCTACTTATTTAG
- the LOC102608402 gene encoding RNA polymerase sigma factor sigF, chloroplastic isoform X1 yields MEAGRNLLSSPPSFPSRTRVKHSLSSSASSSSSSSAVLMHNEQSAPAVASVPTSSVARHFPTSVLLQEQRDEYRPLLHMFKEDKTSQATSDSRNMETEAFFVEEKNSGDLDQLVQDLEHQFLHWPDLWNLSPPMKRGEDPSVSLTMQSLSNDTEESVDAEPFDAVALARKALSASKEAASLAENPKLNGAEFTDISLTSSLGYPLEEVKTVRSTQFLERRSKKRKVSKPKVTNHETYNSRKASVKKKLSEGFDRNDPLRLFLWGPETRKLLTADEEFELIAQIQDLIRLEKEKSKLQSQFGREPTLIEWAKAIGLSCRDLKSELHSGNSSREKLINANLRLVVHVAKQYQGRGIGLHDLLQEGSMGLMKSVEKFKPQAGCRFASYAYWWVRQTIRKAIFQHSRTIRLPENIYTLLSRVLEAKRLYIQEGNHSPDKEDLARRVGITVEKLERLIFITRMPLSMQQPVWADQDTTFQEITADTGVEIPDISVQKQLMRQHVRNLLTLLNPKERCIVRLRFGIEDGKPKSLSEVGNIFGLSKERVRQLESRALYRLKQSLGGKASYGYADLLI; encoded by the exons ATGGAGGCTGGTCGAAATTTGCTATCTTCACCTCCCTCATTTCCTTCACGAACCCGCGTGAAACACTCTCTGTCCTCCTCTGCTTcttcgtcttcttcttcttcag CAGTTTTGATGCATAATGAGCAATCAGCCCCTGCAGTTGCTTCTGTTCCAACTTCTTCTGTAGCTCGACATTTTCCTACCTCAGTTCTGTTGCAAGAACAGCGTGATGAGTACAGGCCTCTCTTACACATGTTTAAGGAAGACAAAACATCCCAG GCAACAAGTGATAGCAGGAATATGGAGACTGAGGCcttttttgttgaagaaaaGAACTCTGGTGACTTGGATCAACTAGTGCAGGACCTTGAACACCAGTTTCTTCACTGGCCTGATTTGTGGAATTT gTCGCCACCCATGAAAAGGGGAGAAGATCCCTCCGTGTCCTTGACTATGCAGTCTCTTTCAAATGATACTGAGGAGTCTGTTGATGCTGAACCATTTGATGCAGTTGCCCTTGCTAGGAAGGCTTTGTCAGCCTCAAAAGAAGCAGCATCATTAGCTGAGAACCCCAAATTAAATGGTGCTGAATTTACTGATATATCGTTGACCAG TTCATTGGGCTATCCACTTGAGGAGGTGAAAACAGTTCGGTCAACCCAGTTTTTGGAGAGACggtcaaagaaaagaaaggtttCTAAACCAAAAGTAACAAATCATGAAACTTATAATTCTAGAAAGGCTTCTGTGAAGAAAAAGTTAAGTGAAGGGTTTGATCGTAATGATCCTCTCCGATTATTTTTGTGGGGTCCTGAAACAAGAAAACTTTTGACAGCTGACGAAGAGTTTGAATTGATTGCTCAAATACAG GATTTAATACGATTAGAGAAGGAGAAGAGTAAGCTTCAATCTCAGTTTGGTCGTGAGCCCACCTTGATTGAATGGGCTAAAGCTATTGGGCTAAGTTGTCGGGACTTGAAGTCGGAACTTCACTCTGGTAACAGCAGTAGAGAAAAGCTGATCAATGCAAATTTACGTTTGGTCGTTCATGTTGCCAAACAATATCAGGGCCGTGGTATCGGCCTTCATGATCTATTGCAG GAGGGAAGCATGGGCCTCATGAAGAGTGTTGAGAAGTTCAAACCACAAGCCGGTTGCCGATTTGCCAGTTATGCCTATTGGTGGGTAAGGCAAACAATTAGGAAGGCAATATTTCAACATTCCAGGACAATCCGTCTACCG GAGAATATATATACCCTCCTGAGCAGGGTACTGGAGGCAAAGAGATTATACATTCAAGAAGGAAATCATTCTCCAGACAAAGAAGACTTGGCAAGACGTGTTGGAATTACCGTTGAGAAGCTAGAAAGGTTGATATTCATAACAAGAATGCCACTCTCTATGCAACAGCCTGTTTGGGCAGACCAGGATACCACTTTTCAG GAGATTACTGCAGACACTGGGGTTGAGATCCCTGACATTAGTGTGCAAAAACAGCTGATGAGGCAGCATGTTCGCAACCTTCTAACCCTTCTCAATCCAAAAGAGAGGTGTATAGTCAGGCTGAGATTTGGCATTGAAGACGGAAAACCAAAATCACTGTCTGAAGTAGGCAACATATTTGGATTATCTAAGGAAAGAGTGCGGCAGCTGGAGAGTCGAGCATTGTACAGGCTCAAGCAGTCCCTCGGGGGCAAGGCAAGTTATGGATATGCAGATCTACTTATTTAG
- the LOC107174506 gene encoding uncharacterized protein LOC107174506, translating into MPKKKNCFDTRSTDSNILARDSSDPIFDETIPGNDRVFVRIDNNPCSVNALDDNYDDSNSIFADAPDDNDDEAGTSTPTGTAPLPERIRKEILDLGFPDDGYNYLTHLREIKNNSGGSAFYENPKSKLYELPHDIKAYEASRVKILEVKNENEASEKSIYSVASKTVNVKVQRAVDPEVAALLDDSYLSPLGSDVEDLEEDFVLQANCTEEGISLGIDEKLNLSEEYKVVDEVVDAAADGYLTLRNGHIAVQEGNRVLEEVRYEGVTEKPRMRRLLDEQFDLLECQEYGTDSEDGYDGDIAKEDECLADKLKLVFNDHVKDELEIDDNYKVPAPDVIRRCVEYAEKYENEREDDEVVIVQESSDESEKWDCETIVSTYSNLDNHPAKIIAPGLARKKKLAETFSGALNAPNHVISLGGKEKLPVDYLPLSGKAAREKVKSSGAPKTEQQKRKQHGQESKEEKRERKAAVKEGRREARRAKKEMKELYRCEAQRAQKAAAISCPSSVHLM; encoded by the exons ATgcccaagaaaaaaaactgCTTTGATACCAGAT CAACA GATTCTAACATACTTGCTCGTGATTCCTCGGATCCCATCTTCGATGAAACAATACCAGGCAATGACCGAGTGTTTGTCCGGATCGACAACAATCCCTGCTCGGTCAACGCCTTAGATGACAATTATGATGATTCCAATTCAATATTCGCTGACGCACCTGATGACAATGATGATGAAGCAGGAACTAGTACGCCCACTGGAACGGCTCCGCTGCCGGAGCGTATAAGGAAAGAAATTCTGGATTTAGGGTTTCCCGATGATGGCTATAACTATTTAACTCATTTAagggaaattaaaaataatagtggtgggTCTGCTTTTTATGAAAACCCCAAGTCCAAGCTCTATGAGCTCCCTCATGATATCAAG GCTTATGAGGCTTCaagagttaaaattttggaagtgaaaaatgagaatgaggcTAGTGAGAAGTCAATTTATAGTGTGGCATCGAAGACAGTTAATGTTAAGGTTCAGAGAGCAGTTGATCCTGAAGTGGCAGCGTTGCTTGATGATAGTTATTTGTCACCGTTAGGTTCTGATGTTGAGGATTTGGAAGaggattttgttttacaagCGAATTGTACCGAAGAAGGAATAAGTTTAGGCATTGATGAGAAGTTGAATTTGTCTGAGGAATATAAAGTTGTTGATGAAGTGGTTGATGCTGCTGCTGATGGGTATCTTACTTTGAGGAATGGGCATATTGCAGTTCAAGAAGGAAATCGTGTTTTGGAGGAAGTAAGATATGAAGGTGTGACTGAGAAGCCACGGATGCGTCGACTTCTGGATGAACAATTTGATTTG CTTGAATGTCAAGAATATGGCACTGATAGCGAGGATGGTTATGATGGTGACATAGCGAAGGAAGATGAATGTCTTGCGGATAAGCTCAAGCTTGTCTTCAATGACCATGTAAAAGATGAATTGGAAATTGATGATAATTATAAAGTTCCAGCACCTGATGTTATTCGTCGTTGCGTGGAATATgctgaaaaatatgaaaatgaaagggaAGACGATGAGGTAGTCATTGTGCAGGAAAGTAGTGATGAGTCAGAAAAATGGGATTGTGAGACTATTGTTTCTACGTATTCAAACCTTGATAACCATCCAGCGAAAATTATAGCTCCAGGGTtagcaagaaagaaaaagttggCTGAAACCTTCTCTGGAGCCTTGAATGCACCCAATCATGTCATATCCCTTGGAGGAAAGGAGAAGCTGCCTGTGGACTATCTGCCTCTTAGTGGGAAAGCAGCTAGGGAAAAAGTGAAGTCTTCAGGTGCCCCAAAAACTGAACAGCAGAAGAGGAAGCAGCATGGCCAAGAATCAaaagaggagaagagagaacGGAAG GCTGCAGTGAAGGAGGGACGACGTGAAGCTCGGAGAGCGAAAAAGGAAATGAAGGAGCTGTATAGGTGTGAAGCGCAGCGTGCTCAAAAGGCTGCCGCTATTTCTTGCCCGTCTTCCGTCCATCTGAT GTAA
- the LOC102608402 gene encoding RNA polymerase sigma factor sigF, chloroplastic isoform X3 — protein sequence MEAGRNLLSSPPSFPSRTRVKHSLSSSASSSSSSSAPAVASVPTSSVARHFPTSVLLQEQRDEYRPLLHMFKEDKTSQATSDSRNMETEAFFVEEKNSGDLDQLVQDLEHQFLHWPDLWNLSPPMKRGEDPSVSLTMQSLSNDTEESVDAEPFDAVALARKALSASKEAASLAENPKLNGAEFTDISLTSSLGYPLEEVKTVRSTQFLERRSKKRKVSKPKVTNHETYNSRKASVKKKLSEGFDRNDPLRLFLWGPETRKLLTADEEFELIAQIQDLIRLEKEKSKLQSQFGREPTLIEWAKAIGLSCRDLKSELHSGNSSREKLINANLRLVVHVAKQYQGRGIGLHDLLQEGSMGLMKSVEKFKPQAGCRFASYAYWWVRQTIRKAIFQHSRTIRLPENIYTLLSRVLEAKRLYIQEGNHSPDKEDLARRVGITVEKLERLIFITRMPLSMQQPVWADQDTTFQEITADTGVEIPDISVQKQLMRQHVRNLLTLLNPKERCIVRLRFGIEDGKPKSLSEVGNIFGLSKERVRQLESRALYRLKQSLGGKASYGYADLLI from the exons ATGGAGGCTGGTCGAAATTTGCTATCTTCACCTCCCTCATTTCCTTCACGAACCCGCGTGAAACACTCTCTGTCCTCCTCTGCTTcttcgtcttcttcttcttcag CCCCTGCAGTTGCTTCTGTTCCAACTTCTTCTGTAGCTCGACATTTTCCTACCTCAGTTCTGTTGCAAGAACAGCGTGATGAGTACAGGCCTCTCTTACACATGTTTAAGGAAGACAAAACATCCCAG GCAACAAGTGATAGCAGGAATATGGAGACTGAGGCcttttttgttgaagaaaaGAACTCTGGTGACTTGGATCAACTAGTGCAGGACCTTGAACACCAGTTTCTTCACTGGCCTGATTTGTGGAATTT gTCGCCACCCATGAAAAGGGGAGAAGATCCCTCCGTGTCCTTGACTATGCAGTCTCTTTCAAATGATACTGAGGAGTCTGTTGATGCTGAACCATTTGATGCAGTTGCCCTTGCTAGGAAGGCTTTGTCAGCCTCAAAAGAAGCAGCATCATTAGCTGAGAACCCCAAATTAAATGGTGCTGAATTTACTGATATATCGTTGACCAG TTCATTGGGCTATCCACTTGAGGAGGTGAAAACAGTTCGGTCAACCCAGTTTTTGGAGAGACggtcaaagaaaagaaaggtttCTAAACCAAAAGTAACAAATCATGAAACTTATAATTCTAGAAAGGCTTCTGTGAAGAAAAAGTTAAGTGAAGGGTTTGATCGTAATGATCCTCTCCGATTATTTTTGTGGGGTCCTGAAACAAGAAAACTTTTGACAGCTGACGAAGAGTTTGAATTGATTGCTCAAATACAG GATTTAATACGATTAGAGAAGGAGAAGAGTAAGCTTCAATCTCAGTTTGGTCGTGAGCCCACCTTGATTGAATGGGCTAAAGCTATTGGGCTAAGTTGTCGGGACTTGAAGTCGGAACTTCACTCTGGTAACAGCAGTAGAGAAAAGCTGATCAATGCAAATTTACGTTTGGTCGTTCATGTTGCCAAACAATATCAGGGCCGTGGTATCGGCCTTCATGATCTATTGCAG GAGGGAAGCATGGGCCTCATGAAGAGTGTTGAGAAGTTCAAACCACAAGCCGGTTGCCGATTTGCCAGTTATGCCTATTGGTGGGTAAGGCAAACAATTAGGAAGGCAATATTTCAACATTCCAGGACAATCCGTCTACCG GAGAATATATATACCCTCCTGAGCAGGGTACTGGAGGCAAAGAGATTATACATTCAAGAAGGAAATCATTCTCCAGACAAAGAAGACTTGGCAAGACGTGTTGGAATTACCGTTGAGAAGCTAGAAAGGTTGATATTCATAACAAGAATGCCACTCTCTATGCAACAGCCTGTTTGGGCAGACCAGGATACCACTTTTCAG GAGATTACTGCAGACACTGGGGTTGAGATCCCTGACATTAGTGTGCAAAAACAGCTGATGAGGCAGCATGTTCGCAACCTTCTAACCCTTCTCAATCCAAAAGAGAGGTGTATAGTCAGGCTGAGATTTGGCATTGAAGACGGAAAACCAAAATCACTGTCTGAAGTAGGCAACATATTTGGATTATCTAAGGAAAGAGTGCGGCAGCTGGAGAGTCGAGCATTGTACAGGCTCAAGCAGTCCCTCGGGGGCAAGGCAAGTTATGGATATGCAGATCTACTTATTTAG